The DNA segment ACGCGCTTGTTGCGGTACAGCTCCTTCCACGCGTCGCGCTTCAGCGGACGCAGGCCGTGGTACGCGCGCCCCACGTGACCGAAGCGGTCCATCTTCAGGACGTTGCCGTTGACGCGGTCCACCGCCAACCCGCGCATCACGAAGTGGTGGTCGTAGAGCAGGCCGCCCACGAACGGCGGATAGCCGTACTCGCTGATCAGCTTCGCGAGCGTCATGTCGAACGACAACTGCTCAAGCCGGCGCATGTGGTAGATGGCCAGCGTGTAGTCCATATCGAACCCGATGAGTTCGATGTGGTCCATGCGCAGGTTGCGGTTGACGAACACGTCCCGCGAATGCGGCACCTGGTCCGTGGCCTCACGTGGCGTGGTGAGCAGCCGGCCGAGCACGTCGTCGGTGAGCAAGTCCCTCGCCCGGCGGGCCGCGTCGTCGGCGCGCTCGCGACTGATGGAGGAACGGAAACTCCCGTGCAGCGGATCCACGGAGGGTCCGCCCGGGATGGGCCTGGCAGGGGAGAGTATGGGCGACACGGGACCTCAAGACATAACACGCGCCGCATGCCCTTCGCCCGCGTCCTTGCGGGCTTCGCACGGGGCTGGCACGCTCTGTCCAACGATGCGCACCCCACGTCCATCCCCGGCCTCCGCCGAGGACCTCCACGCGCGCCTGGCCGCTCGCATCACCGCGTTGGAGGACCGGGTGCGCCGTCTGGAGGCCCGACTCGCCCTGGAGGCCCGCAAGCCGCCCCTCGTCCGCACCCGGGCCAGCGCCTCCGCCGCCACCGTCCGCACCGCCCGGCCCCGGCCCCGCTGCCCTGGCTGCACCCTGGAGCTGCCCCGTGGACGGCGCGGTGAGTCGTGCGTGTGGTGTGGCTTCATGTTCGCCGCCGTGACCCGCCGCCGCGCCAGTGGGCCCAAGTCGCCCCGGAAGACCCGATGAGCGGGACGTACCGGCTCATTGGCCGCACGGAGGCAGGGGACCTCGCGGAGCTGTACGAATCCCTGCTGCTGCCCTCCATCCCCGTCGCGGTGAAGCTCTTCCTGCCGCGGACCTCCGACCCCGCCTATGCCCGTTCGCTGGCGGAGACGGTGCGGCTGCTCCAGCCCGTGCGCCACCCGGGCCTCCTCCACGTCGTGGACGTGGGCTTCGTGCGCCAGCGGCTCGCCGTGGTGCGCGAGGACGTGGACGGCTTCACGCTGGGCGTCGCGCTCCAGCGCCTCAATACGAAAGAGGTGCTGCTGCCGCCCACGGTGGCGCTGTCCATCGTCATCCAGCTGTTGGAGACCGTGCAGCTCGCGCACGACGCGGGCGTCGTCCACGGCGCCATCACCCCTGGCAACGTGCTCCTGGCCCGCGACGGCTTCCCGGCCATCTGCGACTTTGGCGCGCTCCAGGCGCTCCTGTCCGTGCCCCAGCTCAAGCGCACGTTCGCGCACCGGGGCCGCAGCGCGTACCGGGCGCCGGAAGTCACCCGCGGGGAGACGCCCACGGAGGCGTCCGACGTGTACTCGCTGGGCGCCATCGCGTACGAGCTGCTCACCCTGCGCGAGGCCGTGGTGCCGGGCAGCGGCGTGAGCACCCGCCGCGAGGCGCTGCCTCCTCCCAGCCGGTTGGATCGGCGGATCAACTCGCGGTTGGATCCGTCGATCATGCGCGCGTTGGATCCGGCGCCCCAGCGGCGCTTCCGCTCGTGCGGCGAGTTCGCCCAGGCCCTGCGTAACTTCCTCTCCGCGGGCGGTGGTCTGCCCGGCGCGGAGGAGGTGGCGCGCTTCGTGTCGGAGCTGTTCCCCAACGAGGTGAGCATCGCGGCCCCCGGGCCCGTCCCGTTCGCCGAGCCATTTCAACTGGAGGCCGTCTCCGGCGCGGAGATGGAGGACCTGCACGCGGAGGAGTACGAGGCCTCCATCGTCCAGCGCGCGCCGTACAGCCGCGCGCCCACGGAGAAGGAGGCGTCCGCCGAGACGCAGGAGGCCGCGCCCGGCTTCGAGGAGTTCCGTCCTGAGGACTACGCGTCGGATGACGACGCCCCCCTGGACGACGAGCCCGAGCCGGCAGGTGAAGTGCGGAGCACCGAACTTTCGCCCGCGGGGCCGTTGGAGCAGGGCTGGGACGCACCGCCCGGTGTGCTCGCGCAGAAGTCCCGCCGCCCGGACAGCCCGGCGTCAGCGCGCGCGGGACGCAATCCTCGCGTGAAGGTCATCGAGGACTTCTCCGGACCGCCGCTCGGGGACGACGAACCGCCCGTGCCCACCGGCCGCCGCGCCGCCATGCGCCCCGGGCCGGCCCTCGGGGACGACGAACCGCCTGTGCCTACCGGCCGTCGCGCCGCCATGCGTCCCGCCCAGTCCCCGGGAGCGGAAGAAGAACCGCCGAAGCGCCCGGCCCTGCGCCCCGCGAAGGGGGCCGGGGGCAGGGCTCCCGGCCAGGAGACGGCGATCCTTCCTGCTGGCGGTGGCGCACCTTCGGCACCTGCTGCCGCTGACGTGACCGTGCTCCGCCAGCAGAGCCGGGGCCGCGCAGAAGCCACTGAAGCCCTTCCCGCCGAACCCCGCTCGGAGCGCCGCATGGCTCCTCCAAAGGCGGAAGGCCGCGTGCGCTCCGACATGGCGGAGCCCGCGCCGTCAGACCGGCACCTGCCGGTGCACCAGCGCTTCGACACGGTGGAGACGCCGCGCGTGGACGCGGTGGCCGCCGGCACCCGCCGCAAGCGACTGCTCTTCATCGCGGGCGGTATCGCCCTGGTGGGCCTGTTCATGTTCGCCGTCGCCGCGTGGCGGCTGGGCCTGGAGCAGGTGCAGGAACCGGAGCTGCCCCGCTACGACCCGAACGCCCCCGCGGCGAACGGCACGCAGACGCCGCCCGCGAACCCGTCCGCGCTCAAGCCCATCGCGCCTCCACCGCCCGCGCCGCCGGCCAACCCGGGCGCGCGGGACATCGAGGACGAGGACGTGGACGAGGACACCGCCGAGCCCGGCGTTCCTCCCAAGAACCAGCGCGCGTTCCTCACGCTGCGCACGAACCTGCCGGCGAACGTCTTCATCGACGGGGCGAAGGTGCGCCGCGCGACGCCGCTGCTGAACTACCCGGTCCGCGCGGGCACTCGCGACATCCGCGTGGTGGCCATCTCCACCGGTGAGCAGAAGGACTTCCAGCTCCGCTTCTCGCGGGGCCAGCACCAGAAGCTGGACGAACAGTTCCAGCCTCCCCCCACCAGGCGGTGAGTTTCGTGGAGCGCACGCGCATCTTCGTCGTCGAGGACCAGCCCCAGCTCCTGAAGAACCTGGTCAAGGTGCTGGGCACCTTTCCGGAACTGGAGGTCGTGGGCACCTCCCAGGATGGCGAGCAGGCGGTGGACGACATCGTCCGCGAACGCCCGCAGCTCGTCCTGCTGGACCTGGAGCTCCCCAGCCTCAACGGCATCCAGGTGACCCAGAAGGTCAAGCGCCGCGCCCCGGAGGTGGAGATCCTCATCCTCACGTCCTTCGAGGACGAGCAGAAGGTCTACGAGGCCATCCAGGCGGGCGCGTCCGGCTACCTGGTGAAGCGGGTGGGGCCGGAGAAGATCCGCTCCGGCATCCAGGAGGTCATGGACGGGGGCACCGTGCTGGAGCCCATCATCGCCCGGCGCTTCTGGAACTACTTCCAGTCCATCCAAGCCAGGCCCGCCCAGAAGCCCGCCGAGCTGCCCTGGGGTCTGACGGACGTGGAGCTGGACGTCCTTCGCTACGTGGCCAAGGGCCTGTCCAACGCGGAGGTGGGGCGGGTGATGACGCTGGAGCGGCGCACGGTGCGCACGCACCTGTCGCATATCTACCGGAAGATGGGCGTCAACTCCCATGTGGACGCGGTGGTGATGGCCCTGCGTCAAGGTGTCGTGGATCTCTAGCCGCGCCGTGGTTACGGTGTGGCACCTATGTCCAAGGCATCCCCGCGGTCCACCGCGGTGCGCGCGGTGGACCCCACGCTCGCCGCACTCTTCGACGTTCACGAGGCAACCCTGCCCAACGGCCTCAAGGTCCGCCTGCTGGCGAACCATCAGGCCCCGGTGGTCAGCCTCTACACCTTCTTCCAGGTGGGCAGCCGCAACGAGCGGCCCGGCATCACCGGCATCAGCCACCTGTTCGAACACATGATGTTCAACGGGGCGAAGAAGTACGGCCCCAAGATGTTCGATAAGACGCTGGAGTCCAACGGCGGCCGCTCCAACGCGTACACGTCCAATGACATGACCGTGTACTACGACGACTTCAGCGCGGACGCGCTGGAGACGGTGCTCGACCTGGAGTCGGACCGGATGCGCTCGCTGCGCATCTCCGACCAGACGCTGGCCAGCGAGCGCCAGGTCGTGATGGAGGAGCGCCGCGTCCGCGTGGACAACGAAATCCCCGGCATGATGGACGAGGAGCTGGGCACGCTCGTCTACAAGGCGCACGCGTACCGTTGGCCCGTCATCGGGTGGATGGCGGACATCGAGAACATCACGCGTGACGACTGCCAGGAGTACTTCCGCACGTACTACGCGCCCAACAACGCGGTGCTCTACATCGTCGGGGACATCGACCCGAAGAAGACGCTCGCGCTGGTGAAGCGCTACTACGGCAACATCCCGCGCGGCCCCTCGCCCGCGTCGGTGCTCAACGCGGAGCCGGAGCAGAAGGGCGAGCGCCGCGCCGTGGTGCGCCACCCCGCGCAGTCGCCGTCCGTGATGATCGGCTACCGCGGACCCGCCGCCAGCAACGAGGACACGCTGGTGCTGGACGTGGTCCAGTACATCCTCACCAAGGGCGAGGGCAGCCGGCTGGTGAAGTCCCTCGTGTACGACCAGAAGGCCGCCGTGTCGGTGATGCTCGACTGGAGCTGGCGCATCGACCCGGGGACCATCCTGTTCTACCTGGAGCTCAAGCCGGACTCCGAAGCCGCGAAGGTGGAGGCCCTGCTGTACGCGGAGCTGGAGAAGCTGGCGCGCGAGGGCGTCACCGAGAAGGAGCTGCAGAAGGCGAAGAACAACCTGCGCGCGGACCACCTGCGGGAGCTGTCCACCAACAGCGGCCGGGGCCACGCCCTGGGCCACTACGAGGCCCTGCTGGGCGACTGGCGCGAGGGCCTGTCCCTGCCGACCTTCTACGCGTCCGTCACGGCGGAGCAGGTGAAGGCCGTGGCCGCGAAGTACTTCGCCCCCGAGCGCCGCTCGGTGGTCACCCTCCATCCCGAAGCCGGCGCTGAAGAGGCCGGTGACGAAGCGGCGGAGGCGTAAACCATGGCCTCCCGAAAGATCGCCAAAGTGAAGAACACCGTCCGCAAGGCCGCCAAGGCCGTGCGCAAGCAGGCCACCGCCGCGCGCAAGAAGGTCGCGCAGGTGAAGAAGGCCGTGCCGGCCCGAGCCAAGAAGCTGGTGAAGGCCGCGACGGCGCCGAAGTCCGCCGCCACCGGCGAGCTGAAGCTGCCCGCGCTGCATGAGAGCACCACGTCCACGGGCCTGAGGGTCATCGCCGCCGAGCGCGGGCCGCTGCCGCTGGTCTCCGTGCGGCTGGTGATGCGCGCGGGCGGCGTGTGGGATCCGCAGGGCAAGGACGGCCTGGCGGACTTCACCGCGCGCCTGCTGCGCCGGGGCACGAAGCGCATGGACGCGGATGGCATCAGTGAAGCCATCGAGTTCGTGGGCGCCAGCCTCTACGCGGGCGTCAACGAGGACGTGCTGTCCGTCTACCTCACCACGCCGGCGGAGCACTTCTCCGCGATGCTGGACGTGCTGGGGCAGGTGATGCGCGAGCCCACGTTCCCGGAGAAGGAGGTCGTCGACGCCCGGGAGCGCGCGCTGGCGCAGTTCGCCAACGACCTGGATGATCCGTCCTCCATCGCGGACCGCGCCTTCACGCGCGCCATCTGGGGTGACCATCCGTACGGGCGCGACCTGGGCGGCAACAAGCGCACCGTGTCCACCTTCACCCGCGACGACCTGGTCCGCTTCCACGCCGAGTGCATGGGGCCCCGGATCTCCCTGCTCACGGTGGTGGGCGCCATCGACCCGGCGACCGTGGCCGCGGAGGCCGAGCGCGCCTTCGCCGGCTGGACGGGCGGCCCCGACGCGGACCCGATGCTGCCCCGCAAGCAGGAGCCGCTGGCGAAGGCCGGGACGGTGCTGCTGGTGGACAAGCCGGACCAGACGCAGTCCCAGGTGCGCCTGGGCGGCCCCGGCTTCTGGCTGGGCCACGAGGACTACTTCCCGGCCACGGCGATGAACATCGCGCTGGGCGGAGGCTTCACGTCGCGGCTGATGAACGAGATCCGCGTCAACCGGGGCCTCACCTACGGCGTCAGCTCCTACTTCGACACGATGAGCGCGGGCGGCATCTTCGCGCTGTCCACGTTCACGAAGACGGCGTCCACGCGGGTGATCATCGACGTGGCGCTGAAGGAGATCCACGGCGTGCGCGACGGCGGCCTCAAGCCCCGCGAGCTGAAGGACGCCCAGAGCTACCTGGCCGGCCTGTATCCGCTGCGCACGGAGACCAACGAGTCCGTGGCCTCCGTCATCGCGGACATGCGCATGCACGGTCTGGGCGATGACTGGGTGGAGAAGTTCCGCGACCGGCTGCGCGCGGTGACGCCCAAGGACGTGGCCGCGGCGTCGAAGAAGTACGCGTTCGCGGACCGGCCCGTTATCGTCGTGCTGGGCAAGGCGTCGGAGGTCAAGCCGCTGCTGGAAGGGCTGGGTCCCATCACCGTCGTGCCGGCGTCGGACTACGAATGAGCGGTGACGTTCCCCGCGTCCTCTTCGAGGGCGCGGGCGTGATGGTGGTGGACAAGCCGGCCGGGGTGCTCGTCATCCCCGGCCGCGAGGGCGGCGCGTCCCTGCGCGACACGCTGGAAGCCCACCTGGGCCGCAAGGTCTACGTGGTGCACCGGTTGGATCGCGACACGTCCGGCGCGCTGGTGTTCGCGCTGGACGCGGACGTGCACCGCGCGCTGTCCCAGGCCTTCGAGGCGGGCAAGGTGCGCAAGCGCTACCGCGCCCTGGTGGAGGGCCGGCTGGAGGCGCCCCAGATGGTGGACGCGCCGCTCGTCGCCGGCCGCAAGGGGCGCATGCGCGTGGCGAAGCCGGAGGAGCCGGACGCGAAGCCATCACGCACGAGGGTGCGCCCGGTGGAGACCTTCGCGAGCGCGTCGCTGGTGGAGGCGGAGCCGCTGACGGGCCGCACGCATCAGATCCGCGTGCACCTGCTGTCCCTGGGGCATCCGCTGCTCGTGGACCACCAGTACGGCAGGGAGGCTCCACTCACGGAAGGCGACCTGGGAGGGCAGGGGGCCCAGGAGGTGCTGACCCGGACGCCGCTGCATGCGGCTCGCGTGGAGTGGCCCGCGTTGCCCGGGCTGCCAGCGCGCGGAGTGGATGCGCCGCTGCCCGCGGACATGCAGCGCACGTTGGAGTTGCTGCGCGCGGCGGGGTGAGGCGCGGCGCTAGGGGGACGGCTCCAGCCGGAACGTGTTGGAGTCGCCAGTCACTCCGAAGCTGTCCATCGCGGTGATGTGCACGTTGCCCGCGGGCGCGGTCAGGACGACGTTCGCGTTGCACACGCCGACGTCGCAGGGGCCGATCTTGGTGGGCGACACCGTGCCGCGCGACGCGCTCAGCTCCACCGAGCCCTGGAAGTGCCCGGCCCTCGGGCCCTGGGCGCGCACCGTGATGGCGAAGGACGTCCGGCTCACGCGCGTGCCTTCGATTTCGTCGAAGCTGAAGCCCGTGATGTCGCCCTCGCGCATCGGCACATCCGGCCCGGGGCCCGCGTCCACCTGCTGGCCGCCGTCCGTGGTGTCGACCCCGCCGTCGAAGTCGCTGTAGATGGGCCCCGCGTCGGTGAGGATGAGGATGCCCCCGTCCTCGGTGAGGGGCGGTTCGGTGACTTCCTGTCCCGGAGGACGCAGGGTGAGGGCGCCTTCGGCCACCGCCTCGCGCCCGTCATCCAATTGCAGCCGCACCGCGTGCGCGCCCGCGCCCAGCCCCCGGGGCACCGTCACGATGGCGACGCCCGCCGGGTCGAAGCGCGACACCGTCGCTTCCTTCTCATCCATCCAGATGCGGCCTGAACCCATGCGCGCATCCACCTTCTCCGCGCCGTAGTCCACGGCCACGCTGTAGCGCGCGTCGAACCGCACGGTGACGTCTTCGTCCTTCGCGTTCACCGGCAGCGTCGAGGGCTCCACGCCGACGATGGTGGGCGGAGGCAACGGCTCCGGGGCGCCCGTGCAGGCCCACGCCAGCGCCGCCATCCCCACCGCGGCCAGGCCCGCGCGCATCACGGAACGAACCTCAGCCCCGCGGACACGGACACGCCGCCCATCTCGGCGCGCAGCGATGGTGTCTCCACCGGAGCCAGGGCCGCGCGCACCTCCGTGAGGATGCTCCAACGGCCCAATCGATAGGCGCCCTGCGCGGCCAGGAATCCCATGGCGCGCACTGTGCGCTCATCCACGGCGTCAGGAAAGACGTCCCCGGTCCCAATGCCTTGCGTCGACAGGTGATGGCTCAAAGCCAGCACTCCGCCGCCTGCACGGCCGTCCAGCTGAAAGGAACCCAGTTGGAAAAGGGTGACCCGCGCGGACAAAAGCAGGGGAATCGCCCACACGCGCGAGCGCACCTCCGTGTCTCCCTGCTGTCCGTCCAGGCTCGCGTGACGCAGGCCCACCTCCGCCTCCGCCGCCACGCGCCAGTGCCACACCGGCAGCGGCACGGAGACGCCCAGCCCCAGCAGTGGCCCACCATTGGCGCCGCTCGCGAACGCGGCGCCGCCCAGGAGGAACAGCGACTTGAGTCGCGATATCGGGACCTGGACCCCGTGCGCCGGGAAGAGTTTGGTGTTGTCGATGATCACCCCCTCCGCGGGCCGTGCGGCGGCGGGCTTCACCGCGCCCTGGAGCATCACCGCGTCCTTGGTGGGCGCATCACTCCAGCGCACGGTGACGGATACGTCCGTCGCGTCCGCGCGCGGCTGTACCGTGTAGCGAGCGCGTTCCGGGTCCACCGACTTCACGGTGGCGCCCTCCGCTTCCACGGTCAGCTCCGAGGCGGAGAGCCGCTCCTCGTCACCCGCGATGATCAGCCAGCCACCGCCCTCCGCGGGCAGCGGATCCGGCGTGAGCGCGGCGACGAGCGGACGCGCGGCGGGCACCTCCAGCGACGCGCGGCGATCCGTGGTGAGCGTGCCCCGGGTCGCGAGCACGCGCGCCTCCGTCGCATCCGGCGGCACCTCCACGGGCACCTGTGCATTGCCGTGCCCGTCCGCCTTCACCGGGCCGAAGCGCGCGTCGCCCACCACGACCACCACCTCCGCGCCCGGCGCCGTGGACACGTCCAGCGTGGTGCGTCCCAACAGGGGCAGCCGCACGGTGGTGACCTCCGGCGCGTGGCCGTCCTCCACCCAGAACGCGAGCACCGCCCACAGCGGGTAGCGCACCGGCGGAGGCTTCCAGTGGAAGACGCGCTCGGCGCCGCCCTCCACCCGCATCTGCTCCCAGGTGCCGGAGGAGGCCGCCGCGCGCACGGGGCCGGCGCCCTTCGGCACCCGCACCCGCACCTCCACGGTGACGTCCTCCCCGAGCACCAGGCGCCCGGGAGTCGCCTCCACCTCCGGCGGTTCCGCCCGTGCGACGGCGGCCCCCAGCATCAGCAGGCAGACAGCGAGATGGAGCGGCGGACGCATACGGGAAACCCAGCCTCCCAGTTGACCGCCGCTCCGGCCTCCGGGTCAATCCCCGGAAGGCAGGGAAATCTCAGCAGCGGCCTCCGAATCAGGGGGCAGCTCGGCCTGGGGCTTGTCCGCCGGTCCGGTGTGCTTGTTCGTCGGCGGACTGAAGACAGGCCTGTCCGCCGGAACGCCGCCCCGGCCGTGCACCAGCGTCTTGGTGTCCGTGCGGAAGGTGAGGTCCACCTTGTCGCCGCGCACCGCCGTCACCAGGCCCACGCCGAACGTCGGGTGGTGGAGCACCTGATCGACCTTGTAGGTGTCCTTGGGGCTGTACTTGGGCGCGCTCGCGAGGTCCTTGCCCGCCAGCTGCTCGTCAAAGGAGATGACCACCTTCTCCGCGCGGGTCGAGCCGCCGGAGGATGCGGCGCGAGGGGCGCGGGTGGACGCCTTGGTGGGGCGGTCCGTGACGCCCGCGGTGCCCCGGAACGCGTGGTCCCCGCCGCAGGTGTTGCAGCGGACGCGCACGATCTTTGGACCGACCATCGCGAGGATGGTGTGCGCCAGGTTCATCTTGCAGCGGGTGCACTGGGCATCCACCTCGCCGCCGACCTTCTGAGTAGCCATGCTGTCGTGTCGCTCTGGCCCGGCAACTCCCCTGAAGGGCGCGCCGGGCGTGGAAGTAAAGAGGGCCGCGCAACATAACGGCCGACCCCAGGCGGAGGAAGCCCCATCGCATCCCACCTGCGCGTCGCGTGGGAGCCCCCCGGGCAACCAGCCGATGGAGGTGGGGGTGGGATGGGCCCGCGCTCAGTTCCCTTGTGCCGCCGTCCGGAGCACGTAGAGTCGCCCGCCTGAACGCATGACCACCGAGACCCCCAGCAAACCCAACCGGTTCACCGGCGCCTTCACCCAGTCGGTGGAGGGCCTCGGCAAGGGCATCATCGACGTCATCAGCAGCATTGGCGGCGTGGTCGCGCTGGGCCTGGACGTCTTCCGCTGGAGCGTGCGCCGCCCGTTCCGGCTGAATAACCTCTTCACCCAGCTGGACTTCGTGGGCGTGGGCTCCATCTTCATCGTGGGGCTCACCGGCACCTTCACCGGCATGGTGTTCGCCCTCCAGACGTCCACCGCGTTCGCCCTGTTCGACGCGGAGAGCCTCGTGGGCCCCACCGTGGCCCTCACGCTCACGCGTGAACTGGCCTCCGTGTTCGCCGCGCTGATGGTCACCATGCGCGCCGGCTCCGCCATGTGCACGGAGCTGGGCACCATGCGCGTCACCGAGCAGGTGGACGCGCTGGAGACCATGGCCGTCAACCCGGTGCAGTACCTGCTGGTGCCCCGGGTGCTCGCGGGCCTGTTCATGGTCCCCGCGCTCACCATGCTCTTCAACACCACGGGCATGTCGGGCGCCTACGTGGTCGCCGTCTTCGGCCTGGGCATCTCCCCCGGCACGTTCCTGTCACGCACCCAGCAGTGGATGGCGCCAGCGGACATCTACGAGGGCCTGCTCAAGGGCGCCATCTTCGGCCTCTCCGTGGCCCTCATCTGTTGTTACAAGGGCTTCAACGCGTCCGGCGGCGCCAAGGGCGTGGGCCAGGCCACCACGGAGGCCATGGTGTCGAGCGCGCTGGCCATCTTCATCCTCGACTTCATCGTCGGCATGTTGATGCACTGATGGGCCCCCAGACTCCGCCCGGATCCGCGCGGGCCATGATCGACATCGTGGACCTGCACAAGACGTTCGCGGGCAACAAGGTCCTCACCGGCATCAACCTCACCGTGCCCGCGGGCAGCACCTGCGTCATCCTGGGCGGCTCCGGCTCCGGCAAGACGGTGTTGATGAAGCACATGATCGGCCTGCTCAAGCCGGACAGCGGCCAGGTCATCATCGACGGGCAGGACATCGTCCCCATGAGCGTGGAGGGGCTGCAGCAGGTGCGCCGCAGCTTCGGCATGGTGTTCCAGGCCGCCGCGCTCTTCGACTCCATGACGGTGTTCGAGAACGTCGCCTTCCCCCTGCGTCAGCACACGTCGCTGCCGGAAGACGCCATCCGCGAGCAGGTGCGCAAGCGCCTGGACCTCATGGGCCTCAAGCGCGAGGTGGAGGGCCGCTTCCCCGCGGACCTGTCCGGCGGCATGCGCAAGCGCGTGGGCCTGGCGCGCGCCGTGGTGCTGGACCCCAAGGTCGTCCTCTACGACGAGCCCACCACCGGCCTGGATCCCATCACCACGGACTCCGTGGACGACATGATCCTCACCGCGCAGAAGGAGTTGGGCGTCACCAGCGTGGTCATCAGCCACGACATCGCGTCCGCCTTCAACGTGGCCAACCAGATCGCCTTCCTGTCCAAGGGCGTCATCGTGGAGCACGGTTCGCCGGAGCAGCTGCGGGCGTCCCAGCACCCGGCCGTCCAGGTCTTCCTCCAGACCTGGTTCGGCAAGAACTAGGACATGGGGGTAGGGAAACCGGTCCCCCAAGGATTCCAGCCCTTCATGAAAAGCTGGCACCCGGCATGCAAATCGTTAGAGTCGCGCGCGGCCGGTGGTAGCGCTCGGAGTCACATCAGGTGAAGAAGCTCGTCACGCCCTTCCGTGTTGGCCTGCTGGTCCTCGCCGCCGGTGGTTTCCTCATCACGTTCGTGTTGTTCGCCACGAAGGGCGGACTGAGCGACAGAGACTCCACCAAGGTGTGGGCCTACTTCCGGGATGCGTCCGGCCTGGCGGTCCGCGGCCGCGTGCAGATCGCCGGCATTCCCGTGGGCGAGATCAGCGAGATCAGCCTGGAAGGCACCCGCGCGAAGGTCTGGCTGAAGATCCGCAAGGGCGTGGACCTGCGCCAGGACGCCGCGGTCACCAAGCGCTCGGAGTCGCTGCTGGGTGACTACCTGCTGGACCTGAACCCCGGCACGGAGCAGTCGCCCGAGCTGGAGAACGGCGGGCAGATCCGCCGCGTCATCGACACCCAGGGCGTGGAGGCCGTCTTCGAGTCCCTGTCGCAGATCACCTCCGACATCCAGCAGGTGACGGGCGCGCTGCGCGAGGTGCTGGGCGGCGAGAAGGGCGCGGGCAGCCTGGAGCGCATCGTGGAGAACCTGGTCCGCCTGTCGGACTCGGTGGACGCGACGGTGCGCCGCAACACGGACCGCCTGGACACCATCATGGCGAACGTGGAGGGCGTGTCCTCCGACGTGCGCGCCCTCACCCAGGGCAACGGCGCGGAGGTGACGCGCATCGTCACCAACGTGGAGCGCATCACCCAGGACGTCCGCGAGGTGCTGGGCACCGTCAAGAACATCGTGGGCAGCGGGGAAGGGGAGTTCAAGGAGAGCGTCTCCAGCCTCAAGCAGACGCTGGGCCGGCTGGACAACACCCTGGCCAACCTGGAGGACATCACCCGCAAGGTGAAGGACGGCGAGGGCGCCGCCGGCGCGCTGCTCACCGACGAGCAGCTGGGCCAGCGCCTCAGCGAGGCCGTCACGGACGTCAGCGAGTTCGCCACCCGCCTGAGCACCCTCCAGACGGAGGTGGGCCTGTTCAGCAGCTACCTGCTGTCCCAGGGCGCGTCGAAGAACGGCCTGACGCTGAAGC comes from the Corallococcus exiguus genome and includes:
- a CDS encoding response regulator, which gives rise to MERTRIFVVEDQPQLLKNLVKVLGTFPELEVVGTSQDGEQAVDDIVRERPQLVLLDLELPSLNGIQVTQKVKRRAPEVEILILTSFEDEQKVYEAIQAGASGYLVKRVGPEKIRSGIQEVMDGGTVLEPIIARRFWNYFQSIQARPAQKPAELPWGLTDVELDVLRYVAKGLSNAEVGRVMTLERRTVRTHLSHIYRKMGVNSHVDAVVMALRQGVVDL
- a CDS encoding serine/threonine protein kinase, whose amino-acid sequence is MSGTYRLIGRTEAGDLAELYESLLLPSIPVAVKLFLPRTSDPAYARSLAETVRLLQPVRHPGLLHVVDVGFVRQRLAVVREDVDGFTLGVALQRLNTKEVLLPPTVALSIVIQLLETVQLAHDAGVVHGAITPGNVLLARDGFPAICDFGALQALLSVPQLKRTFAHRGRSAYRAPEVTRGETPTEASDVYSLGAIAYELLTLREAVVPGSGVSTRREALPPPSRLDRRINSRLDPSIMRALDPAPQRRFRSCGEFAQALRNFLSAGGGLPGAEEVARFVSELFPNEVSIAAPGPVPFAEPFQLEAVSGAEMEDLHAEEYEASIVQRAPYSRAPTEKEASAETQEAAPGFEEFRPEDYASDDDAPLDDEPEPAGEVRSTELSPAGPLEQGWDAPPGVLAQKSRRPDSPASARAGRNPRVKVIEDFSGPPLGDDEPPVPTGRRAAMRPGPALGDDEPPVPTGRRAAMRPAQSPGAEEEPPKRPALRPAKGAGGRAPGQETAILPAGGGAPSAPAAADVTVLRQQSRGRAEATEALPAEPRSERRMAPPKAEGRVRSDMAEPAPSDRHLPVHQRFDTVETPRVDAVAAGTRRKRLLFIAGGIALVGLFMFAVAAWRLGLEQVQEPELPRYDPNAPAANGTQTPPANPSALKPIAPPPPAPPANPGARDIEDEDVDEDTAEPGVPPKNQRAFLTLRTNLPANVFIDGAKVRRATPLLNYPVRAGTRDIRVVAISTGEQKDFQLRFSRGQHQKLDEQFQPPPTRR
- a CDS encoding MlaE family ABC transporter permease, coding for MTTETPSKPNRFTGAFTQSVEGLGKGIIDVISSIGGVVALGLDVFRWSVRRPFRLNNLFTQLDFVGVGSIFIVGLTGTFTGMVFALQTSTAFALFDAESLVGPTVALTLTRELASVFAALMVTMRAGSAMCTELGTMRVTEQVDALETMAVNPVQYLLVPRVLAGLFMVPALTMLFNTTGMSGAYVVAVFGLGISPGTFLSRTQQWMAPADIYEGLLKGAIFGLSVALICCYKGFNASGGAKGVGQATTEAMVSSALAIFILDFIVGMLMH
- a CDS encoding M16 family metallopeptidase, giving the protein MASRKIAKVKNTVRKAAKAVRKQATAARKKVAQVKKAVPARAKKLVKAATAPKSAATGELKLPALHESTTSTGLRVIAAERGPLPLVSVRLVMRAGGVWDPQGKDGLADFTARLLRRGTKRMDADGISEAIEFVGASLYAGVNEDVLSVYLTTPAEHFSAMLDVLGQVMREPTFPEKEVVDARERALAQFANDLDDPSSIADRAFTRAIWGDHPYGRDLGGNKRTVSTFTRDDLVRFHAECMGPRISLLTVVGAIDPATVAAEAERAFAGWTGGPDADPMLPRKQEPLAKAGTVLLVDKPDQTQSQVRLGGPGFWLGHEDYFPATAMNIALGGGFTSRLMNEIRVNRGLTYGVSSYFDTMSAGGIFALSTFTKTASTRVIIDVALKEIHGVRDGGLKPRELKDAQSYLAGLYPLRTETNESVASVIADMRMHGLGDDWVEKFRDRLRAVTPKDVAAASKKYAFADRPVIVVLGKASEVKPLLEGLGPITVVPASDYE
- a CDS encoding RluA family pseudouridine synthase, which gives rise to MSGDVPRVLFEGAGVMVVDKPAGVLVIPGREGGASLRDTLEAHLGRKVYVVHRLDRDTSGALVFALDADVHRALSQAFEAGKVRKRYRALVEGRLEAPQMVDAPLVAGRKGRMRVAKPEEPDAKPSRTRVRPVETFASASLVEAEPLTGRTHQIRVHLLSLGHPLLVDHQYGREAPLTEGDLGGQGAQEVLTRTPLHAARVEWPALPGLPARGVDAPLPADMQRTLELLRAAG
- a CDS encoding M16 family metallopeptidase; the encoded protein is MSKASPRSTAVRAVDPTLAALFDVHEATLPNGLKVRLLANHQAPVVSLYTFFQVGSRNERPGITGISHLFEHMMFNGAKKYGPKMFDKTLESNGGRSNAYTSNDMTVYYDDFSADALETVLDLESDRMRSLRISDQTLASERQVVMEERRVRVDNEIPGMMDEELGTLVYKAHAYRWPVIGWMADIENITRDDCQEYFRTYYAPNNAVLYIVGDIDPKKTLALVKRYYGNIPRGPSPASVLNAEPEQKGERRAVVRHPAQSPSVMIGYRGPAASNEDTLVLDVVQYILTKGEGSRLVKSLVYDQKAAVSVMLDWSWRIDPGTILFYLELKPDSEAAKVEALLYAELEKLAREGVTEKELQKAKNNLRADHLRELSTNSGRGHALGHYEALLGDWREGLSLPTFYASVTAEQVKAVAAKYFAPERRSVVTLHPEAGAEEAGDEAAEA